TTGGTTCGCAGCGTTTCAGCCCAGCCGGTTAGCCAGCCGTTTGTTTTGCCTTGGTCACGGCCTTGGGACGAACGACGTCCTTGGCCAGTCCCACCATTTCAAGCAATTGGATCACTCGCCATGACATGTCAAATTCGTACCAACGATGGCCGTGAGCGGCCGAGCGTGGTTCGGCGTGGTGATTGTTATGCCAGCCTTCGCCGTGGGAAAATAACGCGACCAACCAATTGTTTCGGCTGTTGTCGCGTGTTTCGTAATTGCGATATCCAAAGACATGGGACAGCGAATTGACCGCCCAGGTGCCATGCAGCACAAACACGGTGCGCACCGCGACCGCCCAAACGGCGTAGCTGTAGGCATAGCGGAGTGCTTCCCCGAATTGGCCGCCGCTGACCGCGTATCCCACCAACGCACCCGCGGCGATGATCAACAAGGCGTGGGCGACAAAGACGAAAAACCAACCGCCATGCCGTTCCAGTTTCAAGTAGAACGGGTCACGCAGCAGATCGCGCACGTAACGCTCGTAATGGCTCGTGCGATCCAGCGTCTTGTGGCGGCAAACCACCCAGCCCATGTGCCCCCACAGAAAATTGACCAGCGGCGAATGCGGGTCGGGTTGATGGTCGCTGTGTTGATGGTGCATCCGGTGAATTGCAACCCAGCGTGACGGGCTGTCTTGCAAATTGCACATGCCAAGCAGCGCGAAGGTGTGTTCAAGCCATTTGGGGCACGTGAACCCTCGGTGCGTCAGCAATCGGTGGTACCCCACCGTGATCCCCAGCATGCCAAAGGTAAAGTGACCGAGGATCCCCAGGATCAAACCTGACCATGTAAACAAGTAGCTAAAGCTGAATGGCAAAAACGCCAGCAATGCAATCAGATGGACCGCCGAAAGTACGATCACGTACTGCCACAAGATCTTCAGTGGCTCGGTTTCCTCTGGGCGCGGCAGCTGTTGAGGGTCGATTCCCGATGCAGGCAGCGCCGAGTCGCAGATGTCGCTTTCAGCAGCGGTCTGAGCCGGACTTGGCTGAGTCGAGCTTGGCTGAGTCGTGACGCTTGCGTTTTCGCTGCGATCTTCGACAGCCGACGCGGTATTGGAAGCTCGCAAGATCGGATCCGACTCGGAGGTGGTTTGTTGAGAGGGGGTCATGCCATCCATGTTCTTCAACATTCCCATCAGGTCTAGTGTTGACGCCGGAAATCTAGATCCAATTCGATAAAAAAAGCCGACCGAGTTCACTCAATGTTACTCGATCGGCTTTGCTGTGCTGCGTAATGCAAGGCGAGACCAAATGGGGGCTCTCGGTGCTCCCCCCTTCGCTTTTCAACTTTTCCTTCGTCCGTCCTTTTGGATCGGTCACTTGGGTGAATGACCGATTTCCGGGATATCGGGACGGTTCCGCCGCGCTGCTAGCGATATCGGCGGTGCTGGAGGGTTGCTGCGCCGCAAAAAGCGAGGTGAAGGGATTGAAGGAACCGAAAACGAAGTCGCCGTAGCGATGACGTGCTGCCCGCAAATCGATTGCAGCGGCAGCCGCAAACCACACCGCGACTACTTCTTCTTCTTGGCGTCCTTGGGGTCGTCTTCCTTCTTTACTTTCTTCTTTCTCTTCAGCGAAACTTTGGGAACGCGTACTTTCGCCATGCCAATGATGTTGGCTTCAGGGTCAAAACGGTCCAGTTCAGTCAGGCGAGCGATACGCTCGGCCCGAGTTAACACGTTTCGCGACTTGATAGCCCCGGCTTGCACCTTGAGGCTGCGATCCATGGTCATATTACGGCTCAGTCGGTCAAATTCGAGAGAGGGATAAAATTGAACGTTTAGGGGCCTCGCAAAATAGCGGCTTTGGAGATTTTTGACAAGTTGACTTCCCGTTTTCCTGCCAAAAACCACAAAACGCCCGCTAAATGGCCCCCTACCAGCGTTTTTTCCTGATCAAATCGTCGCTGTTTTCTTCCTTGGTTGGGCAACGCTGTGAAGCATCTTCTCTTACAGGGGGCGTGCTAATTTAGCGTAGCGCAAGTCGTCAACGACTTTCGTTCGGTGGTGTATGCCCCCCGAAACTCTTGACGGCTTGTTGATTTAATGAAGGTTCCTGCGGCAAGGGGTGTATGATGGACTTTCTAGTCCGTCAATGGCGCATTCGACGGACTAGGAAGTCCATCGTACGACGAAAACAACAAGCCGTCGCGAGATCCGCTACGAAATGCTTTACAGCGAGTTGGTCTCTTTTTTGTCGGCAAATTCGGGCTTCGTCTGCCGTAAGATCGCCAAAATTTCGGATCGCATCGGTGGGGTCAGGTGGGCAAATTTGGCATCATCGTCCCCGTTTTCCAAAATCGCGGTCAATCGAGCGATAATCTGGCGGCGGACTTGATCTGGTAACCCGTCAAAGGCGTCTGAGTAAATCAGGTAGCTGCAGGGATAACGAAATAGCCGCGTGTTCAGGTCCAGGTCTCGTAGCGAGCGCCCCTTGGCGTCGCGAATCCCCCTTGCCGCAAACTCCTCGGCAAACCGGCTGGTCCCTGCCACAGGCGACGTCAACGCAAATTCGTCGCACATCAACATGTGGTGAACCACGCGATCGGCCGAAGAGGCGATGCGGCGCTGCGCGCTTTCGCTCAAGTAATCGGGGGCTCGATCGAGAAACTCGTTCATCTGATACGACTGGTGGATCGCTTCGCGCGTTTCATAGTTGGCGGCCGCAATGGCGTTGTGCATTTGCGTCTGATGCTCGAGCACCATCAATGCCACCAAATCGCTATGCGGCGACAAGTAGGGCGTGGTCGACACGATGCCTTCGAGTGACTCGCGGTTGGCTCCCGCTTCTCGGTCACCCTCGGTATCGTCTTCCTCATAGGTGATGTTGCCCATGTGCCGCATCTGGCCATGCGTGCCCGTCACGTACCATCCACCCCATCGCTCGGCGAACGGACTCGTTAAGTCGGTGTTGTACGTCCCGCTGCCAAGAATGGGTTGTCCGCCGGAATCGGCAAAGACGCTGCGGACAAGGTAGCCGGGAACGTTTTGGGTTCGGTGCGATGCGTGACACGTCAAGCATTGCCCCCGGTCGCGTACGAATTTCGGCGCCGCGTCCTCGGATTGGCTGAGCGTGTAAAACATCGCGCCTTGCTTGGCGTCGGTCGCGGCAAATTCAATCACATCGCCGCGTTGGCACCAGCCGACGTAGACGTTGTCGTTAAAGTACAACGCGCGAGGCCGCTGCGGGCTGATCCGGCGAAGCTGCAAACTTGTCTTGGAAAACACCAGCGTTTGCGAGCTGACCGGCACATCAAGCGCCTCGAGTACCGATTTCAAATAGCCATGTTGTGGGTCGAAACTCAATTTGACTTCGCCAGCTTCCACCTTGGCAGCAAGATCCGACACCGGATCATTTGTCGCTGCGGTCATGTAGTTAATCGGCGGACCCTCGAACGAATCCTGCTGCGCCCTTGCGGTCGCTCCACAAAGAAAGCTGGTCATCATTGCCAATATCCCATACAGGACACGGCGCGATGGGGAGCGGAATGGATGCAGGATAAGTGCGTTCATCAGGTCCTCGACGATCGACCAAGGCAGGCACGCTGCAGGCGTGTTGCGTCTGCAGCGTGGGGAGGCGTCCGTATACCGACCCGACAGGCAGTTTTCGGGTCGCCAAGCACGGCACCAGCCTCCATTAAACTAGGTTG
The nucleotide sequence above comes from Novipirellula caenicola. Encoded proteins:
- a CDS encoding acyl-CoA desaturase is translated as MGMLKNMDGMTPSQQTTSESDPILRASNTASAVEDRSENASVTTQPSSTQPSPAQTAAESDICDSALPASGIDPQQLPRPEETEPLKILWQYVIVLSAVHLIALLAFLPFSFSYLFTWSGLILGILGHFTFGMLGITVGYHRLLTHRGFTCPKWLEHTFALLGMCNLQDSPSRWVAIHRMHHQHSDHQPDPHSPLVNFLWGHMGWVVCRHKTLDRTSHYERYVRDLLRDPFYLKLERHGGWFFVFVAHALLIIAAGALVGYAVSGGQFGEALRYAYSYAVWAVAVRTVFVLHGTWAVNSLSHVFGYRNYETRDNSRNNWLVALFSHGEGWHNNHHAEPRSAAHGHRWYEFDMSWRVIQLLEMVGLAKDVVRPKAVTKAKQTAG
- a CDS encoding small basic protein; the encoded protein is MTMDRSLKVQAGAIKSRNVLTRAERIARLTELDRFDPEANIIGMAKVRVPKVSLKRKKKVKKEDDPKDAKKKK